In Sphingomonas panacisoli, one genomic interval encodes:
- a CDS encoding glycine zipper 2TM domain-containing protein: MRTVTMGLLAAAAAMTGLTACADDGGRPGYASDYRSYRNYDYDRPDPQYGSYDADRYYVDNQRYRERRLSRNDRIYQGRDGRYYCRRSDGTTGLIVGGIAGGALGAALTSGRSEPLGILLGAAAGAAVGNAVDKDNVRCR; the protein is encoded by the coding sequence ATGCGCACCGTGACGATGGGGTTGCTGGCGGCGGCGGCCGCGATGACCGGGTTGACCGCTTGTGCCGACGATGGCGGCCGGCCGGGCTATGCGAGCGATTATCGCAGCTACCGAAACTACGATTACGACCGGCCCGATCCGCAATATGGCAGCTATGACGCCGACCGCTATTATGTCGACAATCAGCGCTATCGCGAGCGCCGGCTGAGCCGCAACGACCGCATCTATCAGGGCCGCGACGGGCGCTATTATTGCCGCCGGTCGGACGGCACGACGGGGCTGATCGTCGGCGGGATCGCGGGCGGCGCGCTGGGCGCGGCGCTGACCTCGGGCCGGTCGGAGCCGCTCGGCATCCTGCTCGGCGCCGCCGCCGGTGCTGCGGTGGGTAATGCGGTGGACAAGGACAACGTCCGCTGTCGTTAA
- a CDS encoding serine hydrolase domain-containing protein yields the protein MKFVKIIALALMSQACAVMAFAAPNSIETRMDALLNPYVASAQFNGVVIVTKQGKTIFAKAYGMANYEFGVPNRLDTRFKIASLSKPITDAALGVLLDAGKIRMDTKVSELIPDFPRGNEITVRHLVEHQSGVAHTNNLPEFDNITRMTLAQSVAILKTKPLDFTPGSKTSYSNGGFDVLAMMMERAAGMPFEQLLHSAVLDKLGMRDTGVAETFRMIPRLAEGYQPGDRRGVRARTRFYPVEMRRSGGSLYSTAGDIATFMRAAYGGTLISAASRRAVFGDDAVFTPGGRSPGLYSVTYADPAHDIYVVALSNNYSPVDGLSRRIYRAVTGEPPLAIKPMTLTDRKLEAKDADYYDGSFVIEQFGPYSRIGLTVQPDGRLVATSYYGEPTILIPLADGGWFYPLVDAICRPQGEARLERLDCASSLKEGVFSFTATRVPAP from the coding sequence ATGAAATTCGTGAAGATCATCGCGCTCGCCCTGATGTCGCAAGCCTGCGCAGTCATGGCGTTCGCGGCGCCCAACAGCATCGAGACGCGGATGGACGCCTTGCTCAACCCCTATGTGGCTTCCGCGCAATTCAACGGCGTGGTCATCGTCACCAAGCAAGGCAAGACGATCTTCGCCAAGGCCTATGGCATGGCCAATTACGAGTTCGGCGTTCCCAATCGTCTCGATACGCGCTTCAAGATCGCGTCGCTGTCCAAGCCGATCACCGATGCCGCGCTGGGCGTTCTGTTGGACGCGGGCAAGATCAGAATGGATACCAAGGTGTCCGAGCTGATCCCCGATTTTCCGCGCGGTAACGAAATCACCGTCCGCCATCTGGTCGAGCATCAATCTGGGGTCGCGCACACCAACAACCTGCCCGAATTCGACAATATCACGCGAATGACGTTGGCGCAGTCGGTCGCGATCCTGAAGACCAAACCGCTCGATTTCACGCCGGGCTCCAAGACCAGCTACAGCAACGGCGGGTTCGACGTGCTCGCAATGATGATGGAACGCGCGGCGGGTATGCCGTTCGAGCAATTGCTGCACAGCGCTGTCCTCGACAAACTGGGGATGCGCGATACCGGCGTCGCCGAGACGTTCAGGATGATCCCGCGACTGGCCGAGGGCTATCAGCCCGGCGACCGGCGTGGCGTGCGTGCCCGGACGCGTTTCTATCCGGTGGAGATGCGGCGGAGCGGCGGTTCGCTCTACTCGACCGCCGGCGACATCGCGACGTTCATGCGCGCGGCCTATGGCGGCACTCTGATCAGCGCCGCGAGCAGGCGCGCGGTGTTCGGCGACGACGCCGTCTTCACGCCGGGTGGTCGTTCGCCGGGTCTTTACTCAGTTACCTACGCAGACCCGGCGCATGACATTTACGTGGTCGCGTTGTCGAACAACTATTCGCCGGTCGATGGGCTGTCGCGCCGGATCTACCGCGCTGTGACCGGAGAGCCGCCGCTTGCAATCAAGCCGATGACGTTAACCGACCGCAAACTCGAGGCCAAGGACGCTGACTATTATGACGGCAGCTTCGTAATCGAGCAGTTCGGCCCGTATTCGCGGATCGGCCTGACGGTGCAGCCCGACGGGCGATTGGTGGCGACAAGCTACTATGGGGAACCGACGATCTTGATCCCGCTAGCGGATGGCGGTTGGTTTTACCCGCTCGTCGACGCGATCTGCAGACCCCAGGGCGAGGCTCGGCTGGAGCGGCTCGACTGCGCCTCGTCGCTCAAGGAGGGCGTCTTCAGCTTCACCGCCACGCGGGTGCCCGCGCCATAG
- a CDS encoding PilZ domain-containing protein: protein MAMIARLGLKARDPRTTVLLPSRMRIESAWSDACIHNVSARGLLVSADDAPRAGAYVEIRRGRAVIIGRAVWQKDRFFGVRTQDRIYLAVLQGGPAQNDNAPRNDRRHADRYQQDAAVARSLERNRAFARLFQFGVVALGVGFVGWIAASSVYSVLSKPAERITNAMAAAR, encoded by the coding sequence ATGGCGATGATCGCCCGATTGGGACTGAAGGCGCGGGATCCGCGCACCACGGTATTGCTGCCGTCGCGCATGCGGATCGAGTCCGCGTGGTCCGATGCGTGCATCCACAATGTTTCCGCACGCGGCCTGCTCGTGTCGGCCGACGACGCACCGCGCGCCGGCGCCTATGTCGAGATACGGCGCGGCCGCGCGGTGATCATCGGGCGCGCGGTTTGGCAGAAGGACCGCTTCTTCGGCGTCCGAACCCAGGACCGTATCTACCTCGCGGTACTGCAGGGCGGCCCCGCGCAGAACGACAACGCCCCGCGCAACGACCGCCGCCACGCCGACCGCTATCAGCAAGATGCCGCGGTCGCGCGCTCGCTCGAACGCAATCGCGCCTTCGCCCGGCTGTTCCAGTTCGGGGTGGTCGCACTCGGCGTGGGTTTCGTCGGGTGGATCGCGGCAAGCTCGGTCTACAGCGTCTTGTCGAAACCCGCCGAGCGCATCACCAACGCGATGGCCGCCGCGCGCTGA
- a CDS encoding AAA family ATPase yields MWISKFRLTNFTSFEDSGWIELDKAINLFIGQNNSGKSALLKGLSFPLSQNPHKNIQVFRGHGLKQPHLEFDVTTSSSGLFNKFSSLNYSPTFPIGSFEDHQSASLLKLLSNPDAPIELEFSREPSADTIPRQGASIAEFRNPSNQISSN; encoded by the coding sequence GTGTGGATTTCTAAATTTCGCCTGACTAATTTCACGTCTTTTGAGGATTCCGGCTGGATTGAATTAGATAAGGCTATCAATTTATTTATAGGGCAGAATAATTCTGGAAAAAGCGCCTTATTGAAGGGCTTGAGTTTTCCTTTATCACAAAATCCGCATAAGAATATACAGGTTTTCAGGGGACATGGTTTAAAACAGCCTCATCTTGAATTCGATGTAACGACTTCTTCTTCTGGATTATTTAATAAGTTTTCTTCATTAAATTATTCTCCGACATTTCCAATTGGTAGCTTTGAAGACCATCAAAGCGCGAGCCTATTAAAGCTTCTGTCAAATCCCGACGCTCCAATTGAATTGGAGTTTAGTCGCGAACCATCAGCAGATACTATTCCGCGCCAAGGAGCATCGATAGCCGAATTCCGAAATCCGAGTAATCAAATTAGTTCGAATTGA
- a CDS encoding PLP-dependent aminotransferase family protein, with protein MESRRIGVGALALQLAGWRQSAARGALYRRLADALRLLILDGRLPLGLRLPGERSLAAALGISRTTAAACYATLRDQGYLDGRQGAGNWTRVPGETDPGPAGPIETDLDDGVINLSGAAMAANELVHAAYAAALGRMAYYLPGNGYQPIGLGELRAAVAERYARRGLPTTADQVLITNGAHHGFALVLRALTRPGDRVVIDHPSYPHAIDAIRRAACVPVPIPLEREGWNAEAWRATLSQTAPRLAYVIADFHNPTGLCMEAPARAAIAAAAAASAVPLIVDETMADLWFDAPPPAPLAAFGTRGTIALGSTGKSFWGGLRVGWIRAEPAVISAIARIRASIDLGTPVLEQLAAVDLLARGDAALEPRRRTLAARCALLRSLVARDFPEWRLRPPRGGVSLWIELPRAESIALSVAAERFGVRITPGPRFGVGGAFGRFLRLPFTRSEDDLTEGIARLARSYATLRADPPSRREAEWLLADELV; from the coding sequence ATGGAGTCGCGAAGGATCGGCGTCGGCGCGTTGGCGCTACAACTTGCCGGGTGGCGCCAAAGCGCTGCGCGCGGGGCCCTCTACCGCCGCCTTGCCGATGCGCTGCGGCTGCTCATACTCGACGGGCGGCTGCCGTTGGGGCTGCGATTGCCGGGCGAGCGGAGCCTGGCGGCGGCGTTGGGGATCAGCCGGACGACCGCCGCCGCGTGCTACGCGACGTTGCGCGACCAGGGTTATCTCGACGGACGGCAAGGCGCGGGCAACTGGACGCGCGTTCCCGGCGAAACCGACCCGGGGCCCGCCGGCCCGATCGAGACCGACCTCGACGACGGCGTGATCAATCTCAGCGGCGCGGCGATGGCCGCCAACGAACTGGTGCACGCCGCCTATGCCGCGGCGCTGGGACGCATGGCCTATTATCTGCCCGGCAACGGCTACCAGCCGATCGGACTGGGCGAATTGCGCGCAGCGGTGGCGGAGCGATACGCGCGCCGCGGCCTGCCGACCACGGCCGACCAAGTGCTCATCACCAACGGCGCGCATCACGGCTTCGCGCTGGTGCTGCGTGCGCTGACGCGGCCGGGCGACCGCGTGGTGATCGATCATCCGAGTTACCCGCACGCGATCGACGCGATCCGCCGCGCGGCGTGCGTGCCGGTCCCGATCCCGCTCGAACGCGAGGGCTGGAACGCGGAGGCGTGGCGCGCGACGCTGAGCCAGACGGCCCCGCGTCTCGCTTATGTGATCGCCGATTTCCACAACCCCACCGGCCTGTGCATGGAGGCACCGGCGCGCGCCGCGATCGCCGCCGCAGCCGCGGCAAGCGCCGTCCCGCTGATCGTCGACGAGACCATGGCCGATCTGTGGTTCGATGCGCCGCCACCCGCGCCGCTCGCCGCTTTCGGCACGCGCGGCACGATCGCGCTGGGGTCGACCGGCAAGAGTTTCTGGGGCGGATTGCGCGTCGGCTGGATCCGCGCCGAGCCGGCGGTCATTTCCGCGATCGCCCGGATACGCGCCTCGATCGACCTGGGTACGCCAGTGCTCGAACAGCTTGCCGCCGTGGACCTGTTGGCGCGGGGCGACGCCGCGCTCGAACCGCGTCGGCGGACGCTCGCCGCCCGATGCGCACTGCTCCGGTCGTTGGTCGCTCGGGATTTTCCCGAATGGCGGCTGCGTCCGCCGCGCGGGGGCGTGTCGCTCTGGATCGAGCTGCCGCGCGCCGAAAGCATCGCGCTTTCCGTTGCCGCGGAACGCTTCGGCGTCCGTATCACGCCAGGCCCGCGCTTCGGTGTCGGCGGCGCGTTCGGCCGCTTTCTGCGCCTGCCGTTCACCCGGAGCGAGGACGACCTGACCGAGGGGATCGCCCGGCTCGCCCGCAGTTATGCGACGCTCCGCGCGGATCCGCCATCACGACGGGAGGCGGAGTGGCTGCTGGCCGACGAACTGGTCTGA
- a CDS encoding DUF4126 domain-containing protein — translation MDAVGMIGLAASISLLSGWRLYLTVFAVGLAMRFGWVPEPARLHGLDVLANWWVIGIAGVGALAEFFADKVMWVDSAWDAVHTLVRPVGGALLALAIVDPKDGAWQVAALLLGGGAALLTHGAKAGTRAAVNVSPEPFSNIAVSSGEDVVTGGLLVLVLAHPAVAGVVALVLIGLAVWAILALRKLVRRLRPKPKPPASA, via the coding sequence ATGGACGCGGTCGGGATGATCGGGCTGGCGGCGAGCATCAGCCTGTTGAGCGGATGGCGGTTGTACCTGACCGTCTTCGCGGTCGGGCTGGCGATGCGGTTCGGCTGGGTGCCCGAGCCGGCGCGGCTTCACGGGCTCGACGTGCTGGCCAATTGGTGGGTGATCGGGATCGCAGGTGTCGGCGCGCTGGCCGAATTCTTCGCCGACAAGGTGATGTGGGTCGATAGCGCGTGGGACGCGGTGCACACCTTGGTGCGGCCGGTCGGCGGCGCGTTGCTGGCGCTCGCGATCGTCGATCCCAAGGACGGCGCGTGGCAAGTCGCGGCGCTGCTGCTCGGCGGCGGCGCGGCGTTGCTGACGCATGGCGCCAAGGCGGGGACGCGCGCCGCAGTGAATGTCAGCCCGGAGCCGTTCAGCAACATCGCGGTGTCGAGCGGCGAGGACGTCGTGACCGGCGGATTGCTGGTACTCGTCCTGGCGCATCCCGCGGTCGCGGGCGTCGTAGCGCTGGTGCTGATCGGGCTCGCGGTGTGGGCGATCCTGGCGTTGCGCAAGCTGGTGAGGCGGCTCAGGCCGAAGCCCAAGCCGCCCGCATCAGCTTAA
- a CDS encoding AAA family ATPase produces MTPQGAQISSRVGGPDNLAQLFSGQASENFFYFDAQRLNVGRGPWESPERLLSNARNLPTVLAHLQGARRPVFDLIERLAIDVLGGIDRITVARRQNDDEILIWPERSATYEELAFGLNESGTGVGQLLAIITALVTSDQAVMVIDEINSFLHPAAVKKLINLLRSEYSHHQYIISTHSADVIGSCNAEKIYIVKREGFKSTVSSISLKEARDAKEVSSILGFSMMDVFGHERLVWVEGPTEEVCFPYIARRSDLLSRSEIGFAPVFATDAFSGRSASRSATEVYESAGKRLAPLLKGMAFALDRERLSDGEVARLERSRRKLRFLPRRCFECYLIHVPSIIEVLEELDGRPVNRDAVAEALMAGREDRFGASRQWNGDLMNAAWLKRVDAAKLLEHVFSSVTEKRVEYRKTRDGISLLKKIAEQSPDSLSELEDFVKKIVEIALRDTPP; encoded by the coding sequence ATGACGCCGCAAGGAGCTCAGATTTCTAGTAGGGTAGGCGGGCCGGATAATCTGGCGCAGTTATTTTCGGGACAAGCATCGGAGAATTTCTTCTACTTTGACGCTCAAAGACTGAACGTAGGAAGGGGGCCATGGGAATCTCCCGAGCGTCTCTTATCCAACGCCCGGAACTTGCCTACCGTGCTAGCGCACCTGCAAGGAGCTAGAAGACCTGTATTTGATTTGATCGAAAGGTTGGCAATAGATGTGCTTGGCGGCATTGACAGAATTACAGTAGCGCGCCGCCAGAATGATGACGAAATCCTCATTTGGCCGGAGCGGTCTGCTACGTATGAAGAACTGGCATTTGGCTTGAACGAAAGTGGCACAGGTGTTGGTCAACTTCTTGCGATAATAACAGCCCTGGTTACTAGCGACCAAGCTGTAATGGTTATCGATGAAATAAACTCCTTTCTTCATCCTGCAGCAGTCAAAAAATTAATAAATTTGCTGCGATCAGAATATAGTCATCATCAATATATCATATCAACGCATTCCGCCGATGTTATCGGTAGCTGTAACGCGGAGAAAATCTATATAGTCAAGCGAGAAGGCTTCAAGTCTACTGTTAGTTCTATATCACTAAAGGAAGCCAGAGACGCCAAGGAAGTTTCATCCATTCTTGGTTTTTCAATGATGGACGTCTTTGGTCATGAACGACTTGTGTGGGTGGAAGGGCCAACCGAAGAGGTGTGTTTCCCGTACATAGCACGACGAAGTGATCTGCTAAGTCGTTCAGAAATTGGATTTGCTCCGGTGTTCGCAACAGACGCATTTTCCGGTCGTTCGGCTAGTCGATCGGCCACGGAAGTATATGAAAGCGCTGGAAAGCGACTAGCGCCGTTGTTGAAGGGGATGGCGTTTGCACTCGACCGCGAGCGCCTATCGGACGGAGAAGTAGCCCGGCTAGAACGATCACGAAGAAAATTGAGATTTCTCCCTCGGCGTTGTTTTGAATGTTATCTGATCCATGTCCCCTCCATTATAGAGGTTTTGGAAGAACTCGACGGGCGCCCAGTAAACAGGGACGCTGTCGCTGAGGCTTTAATGGCGGGTCGCGAAGATCGCTTCGGTGCCTCGCGCCAATGGAATGGCGATCTCATGAACGCTGCCTGGTTGAAGCGGGTAGATGCCGCGAAACTTTTGGAACACGTATTTTCGTCAGTTACCGAAAAACGAGTCGAATATAGGAAGACGCGGGACGGGATCAGTCTTTTGAAAAAGATTGCTGAGCAGTCACCAGATTCGTTGTCAGAGCTAGAAGATTTTGTAAAAAAGATCGTTGAAATCGCATTGCGTGATACCCCGCCCTAG
- a CDS encoding LytR/AlgR family response regulator transcription factor: protein MPAATRFSIANRRTTGCVGERSRARPRTGWWVVLLCWLTWLAATPAVAADAAPAMRQGPIQVCAADGSHCRETALWNIRPVSDELILSQQIIVDSGALPPLRPPTLWIAATASSEVRWNGVPIGSNGTPAMDRAGEVPGNYVASVAIPPALIRPGVNSLSIRMSFHHLWLPVHSPVRLVYLDPSGAGDNPQLRAYLPSLLMFGTLAAAFAYFGFAAATDRTNGAARILASVAALACIQLATETARLFVAYPYPWQLARVVAIAVLAATISVLFVAYAARRFWPARRRLMVSMAAIAALASAVLVPVFDGRALGAITAGAVAVMICAAVGAARERSGSALVALAIAGTTLVLVVTQWGELLDTSWYLLVAGTLIVLLVEQLLDFNRVRRHAARLSARLHSLESQDRPILLKDGARTHCVDPGQILSISAADDYCEVHLADGRTLLVSSTFSGLLASLPPGFPRIHRSHAVNRVHIASVARGASGRMVQLSTGKTLPVGRSFAAAVDACVGRNPQPSDMRL, encoded by the coding sequence ATGCCTGCCGCGACGCGCTTTTCCATTGCCAATCGGCGAACGACCGGCTGCGTCGGCGAACGATCGCGCGCGCGGCCCCGCACCGGATGGTGGGTGGTGCTGCTGTGCTGGCTGACCTGGCTGGCGGCAACCCCCGCCGTCGCCGCGGACGCCGCCCCGGCTATGCGCCAGGGGCCGATCCAGGTCTGCGCGGCGGACGGGTCGCACTGCCGCGAAACCGCGCTCTGGAATATCCGCCCGGTGTCGGACGAACTGATATTGTCGCAACAGATCATCGTGGATTCGGGCGCCCTGCCGCCGTTGCGCCCGCCGACGTTATGGATCGCCGCAACGGCCAGTTCGGAGGTGCGGTGGAACGGCGTACCGATCGGCAGCAACGGCACGCCCGCCATGGATCGAGCCGGCGAAGTCCCCGGCAATTATGTCGCGTCTGTCGCGATACCGCCCGCGCTGATCCGGCCCGGTGTCAATTCGCTGTCGATCCGAATGTCGTTTCACCATCTATGGCTGCCGGTGCATAGTCCGGTGCGGCTGGTTTATCTCGATCCCTCGGGCGCGGGCGACAATCCGCAGCTTCGCGCCTATTTGCCGTCGCTGCTGATGTTCGGAACGCTCGCCGCCGCGTTCGCCTATTTCGGCTTTGCGGCCGCGACGGACCGCACCAACGGTGCCGCCCGGATACTGGCGTCCGTCGCCGCGCTGGCGTGCATTCAGCTCGCGACCGAGACCGCACGGTTGTTCGTCGCCTATCCCTATCCCTGGCAACTCGCGCGCGTCGTCGCGATCGCGGTGCTTGCCGCGACGATCTCTGTCCTGTTCGTCGCTTATGCTGCGCGGCGCTTCTGGCCCGCGCGGCGACGATTGATGGTCAGCATGGCAGCGATAGCGGCACTCGCTTCGGCGGTGCTGGTACCCGTGTTCGACGGGCGAGCGCTCGGTGCGATCACGGCCGGCGCGGTCGCGGTAATGATCTGCGCCGCCGTCGGCGCTGCCAGAGAACGCAGCGGCAGCGCGCTGGTGGCGCTGGCGATTGCCGGAACCACGCTCGTGCTGGTTGTCACGCAATGGGGCGAGCTCCTCGACACGAGCTGGTACCTGCTGGTGGCCGGAACGCTGATCGTCTTGCTGGTCGAACAATTGCTCGATTTCAACCGCGTCCGCCGCCACGCCGCCAGGTTGTCCGCGCGGCTGCACAGTCTCGAATCGCAGGACAGGCCGATCCTGCTCAAGGACGGCGCGCGCACGCATTGCGTCGATCCCGGCCAGATCCTGTCGATTAGCGCCGCCGACGATTATTGCGAAGTCCATCTCGCGGATGGCCGCACCCTGCTCGTCTCCTCGACATTCTCGGGATTGCTCGCCTCGCTACCGCCGGGCTTTCCGCGCATCCATCGCAGTCACGCAGTCAACCGCGTCCACATCGCCAGCGTTGCACGCGGCGCGTCGGGCCGCATGGTCCAGCTGAGCACCGGCAAGACGCTGCCCGTCGGTCGCAGCTTTGCGGCGGCGGTCGATGCTTGTGTGGGCCGCAACCCGCAACCGTCCGACATGCGGCTGTAA
- a CDS encoding alkene reductase gives MPTLFDPIQLGDIDAKNRILMAPLTRGRSTDEHVPTDIMIDYYTQRAGAGVLITEGTGVSRLGLGWPNAPGLWTDAQVEAWKPVTDSVHKAGGRIVAQIWHMGRLARPDVTGLTPLSSSQTRAPYHKPENPYAEARAATLDDIKQAIEDYATAARAAIAAGFDGVQLHGANGYLIDQFLRDNTNLRDDDYGGSPENRIRFMKEAVSAVIAEVGAGRTAIRLSPNGETQGADDSNPAAVFVPAAKALNDLGIAFLELRELSPAGTFGASEVPKLSPKIREVFTGPLILNQDYTLEAAQADVASGLADGISFGRKFISNPDLVERFRTGAELAPDNFKTWYTPGPEGYSDYPALQPAE, from the coding sequence TTGCCCACGCTGTTCGATCCCATCCAGCTTGGCGATATTGACGCCAAGAACCGCATCCTGATGGCGCCGCTGACGCGCGGCCGCTCGACCGACGAGCATGTGCCGACCGATATCATGATCGATTACTACACCCAGCGCGCAGGCGCGGGCGTGCTGATCACCGAGGGGACGGGCGTGAGCCGGCTCGGGCTCGGCTGGCCCAACGCGCCGGGGCTGTGGACCGACGCGCAGGTCGAGGCGTGGAAGCCGGTGACGGATTCCGTGCATAAGGCCGGCGGCAGGATCGTCGCGCAGATCTGGCATATGGGGCGCTTGGCGCGGCCCGATGTGACGGGGCTGACCCCGCTGTCGTCGTCGCAGACGCGGGCGCCGTATCACAAGCCGGAGAACCCCTATGCCGAGGCGCGCGCTGCGACGCTCGACGACATCAAGCAGGCGATCGAGGATTACGCCACCGCCGCCCGCGCCGCTATAGCCGCGGGGTTCGACGGGGTGCAGCTGCACGGCGCGAACGGGTACCTGATCGACCAGTTCCTGCGCGACAACACGAACCTGCGCGACGACGATTACGGGGGCTCGCCGGAGAACCGCATCCGCTTCATGAAGGAAGCGGTGTCGGCCGTGATCGCCGAGGTCGGCGCGGGGCGCACCGCGATCCGCCTGTCGCCCAATGGCGAAACGCAAGGGGCGGACGACAGCAACCCCGCGGCGGTATTCGTCCCCGCCGCGAAGGCGCTCAACGACCTCGGTATCGCGTTCCTCGAACTGCGCGAACTGTCGCCCGCCGGCACGTTCGGCGCGTCCGAAGTGCCCAAGCTCAGCCCGAAGATCCGCGAGGTATTCACCGGCCCGCTGATCCTCAATCAGGACTATACGCTGGAGGCGGCGCAGGCGGACGTCGCGAGCGGCTTGGCCGACGGCATCTCGTTCGGGCGCAAGTTCATCTCCAACCCCGATCTGGTCGAACGCTTTCGTACCGGGGCCGAACTGGCGCCGGACAATTTCAAGACCTGGTACACGCCGGGACCGGAAGGGTATTCGGACTATCCGGCGCTTCAGCCCGCCGAGTGA
- a CDS encoding pyridoxal phosphate-dependent decarboxylase family protein produces MNDHPELAAAADAALAYLRELPARRVAPDADALAAMDAYSPMLPDQGCAPEDAVRELAALAGPATVATAGPRFFGYVTGGAVPATVGANWLAAAWDQAAADYRLSPAAVRLEQVTGAWLLDLLRLPQDCAVNYVTGTTMASFVGLAAARSEICDRQGWDVAALGLAGAPPIRIVAGADAHPTLFKALSMLGLGSRSAILVDVDDQGRMLADALPELGPDTIVCVQAGNVNSGGFDPLEAICAKACAAGAWVHVNGAFGLVAAASPAHATQLAGHDLADSWAVDGHKWLNTPYDCGVAICRHPKALRRAFGYQAAYLEDDLRNPRHQIPELSRRARSFEMWAALRSLGREGVRDIVERNCAQARTMASGLQALGLRILNDVVLNQVIATTGSADRDRAIAADVTASGVAWFSTTNWRRNTAIRFSFSSWATRDEDIDLTLGAIAVALERTAETFA; encoded by the coding sequence ATGAACGACCATCCCGAACTGGCCGCTGCGGCCGACGCCGCCCTCGCCTATCTGCGCGAACTGCCGGCGCGGCGGGTCGCGCCGGATGCCGACGCCTTGGCCGCGATGGATGCCTATTCGCCGATGCTGCCCGACCAGGGCTGCGCACCCGAAGATGCGGTCCGGGAGCTTGCCGCGCTCGCCGGGCCGGCGACGGTCGCCACGGCGGGACCGCGCTTTTTCGGCTACGTCACGGGCGGCGCCGTGCCGGCGACGGTCGGAGCGAACTGGCTGGCGGCGGCGTGGGACCAGGCGGCGGCGGATTATCGGCTGTCGCCCGCGGCGGTGCGGCTGGAGCAAGTGACCGGCGCATGGCTGCTCGATCTCCTCCGGCTACCCCAGGATTGTGCGGTGAACTATGTCACCGGCACGACGATGGCGAGCTTCGTCGGGTTGGCCGCGGCGCGGAGCGAGATATGCGACCGCCAAGGCTGGGACGTCGCGGCGCTGGGGCTGGCGGGCGCTCCCCCGATCCGCATCGTCGCGGGCGCGGACGCTCACCCGACACTGTTCAAGGCGTTGTCGATGCTGGGGCTGGGAAGCCGGTCCGCGATATTGGTCGACGTGGACGACCAGGGTCGGATGCTGGCCGACGCATTGCCCGAATTGGGGCCGGACACTATCGTCTGCGTCCAGGCGGGCAACGTCAATTCGGGCGGGTTCGATCCGCTCGAGGCGATTTGCGCGAAGGCGTGCGCCGCGGGCGCGTGGGTGCATGTCAACGGCGCTTTCGGCCTGGTCGCCGCGGCGTCGCCCGCGCACGCGACGCAGCTTGCCGGGCACGATCTCGCCGATTCCTGGGCCGTGGACGGGCATAAGTGGCTCAACACGCCCTATGATTGCGGCGTCGCGATCTGCCGGCATCCCAAGGCGCTGCGGCGGGCGTTCGGGTATCAGGCGGCGTATCTGGAGGACGATTTGCGCAACCCGCGCCATCAGATTCCGGAACTGTCGCGGCGCGCCCGATCGTTCGAGATGTGGGCCGCCCTTCGCTCGCTCGGCCGGGAAGGCGTGCGCGACATCGTCGAACGCAATTGCGCTCAGGCGCGGACCATGGCCAGCGGATTGCAGGCGCTGGGGTTGCGGATACTAAACGACGTCGTCCTCAATCAGGTGATCGCGACGACCGGATCGGCCGATCGCGACCGGGCCATCGCCGCCGATGTGACGGCATCGGGCGTGGCGTGGTTCAGCACCACCAACTGGCGAAGGAATACGGCGATCCGGTTCAGCTTCTCGTCCTGGGCGACGCGCGACGAGGATATCGACCTGACCCTGGGCGCGATCGCGGTCGCGCTGGAAAGGACCGCAGAAACGTTCGCCTGA